GGCAAGGGCAACCATTTTTATTAATGTCTATTCTGAAAAAGCGAAGAATTAAGGTGTGAATAATACAATTTATAGCTAAAGTTATATAAAACAACCCGATAACAATAGTCTTAACTTTACAATACTTACCGTTTGAATATTAGCATTTTACATTATTAACCTAACTGTTTCAAAAATATAAAACTATACTATTTTGACAACATATCTAAAAAATATTTTTGAAGAAACGGGCAATATCACCTTATTTGTCTGCAGGTTTTTTAAAGAACTTTTTAAACCTGTCTTTCAGTTTCGGGAATTCACCAGACAGTGTTTTGCCGTTGGATACAAAACACTTCCATTAATCACTATCACAGGATTTATAATGGGATTAGTATTAACGCTTCAGTCGCGACCAACTTTATTAAAATTTGGAGCCGAATCTTGGTTGCCAAGCATGGTTTCTTTGTCCTTGATTAGAGAAATTGCCCCAGTAATTACTGCTTTAATTTGTGCGGGGAAAATAGCTTCTGGAATTGGTGCTGAATTGGGTTCTATGAAAGTGACAGAGCAAATAGATGCCATGGAAGTTTCGGCAATTAATCCCTATAAATATTTAGTGGTTACCCGAATTTTGGCAACCACATTCATGATCCCCATCTTGGTTTTCTATGCTGATTTTATTGGAATTTTAGGAGGTTTTATCGGCTATAAAATACATGGTGACATAAGCATGCACCTCTATTTTTCGGAAGTGATTGAACATGTTGAATTTCTTGATATACTTCCTGCCACTATCAAAACATTTTTCTTTGGTTTCTTTATTGGAGTAATTGGCTGCTACAAAGGTTTTAATACTTCAAACGGAAC
The Flavobacterium sp. 5 DNA segment above includes these coding regions:
- a CDS encoding ABC transporter permease, coding for MTTYLKNIFEETGNITLFVCRFFKELFKPVFQFREFTRQCFAVGYKTLPLITITGFIMGLVLTLQSRPTLLKFGAESWLPSMVSLSLIREIAPVITALICAGKIASGIGAELGSMKVTEQIDAMEVSAINPYKYLVVTRILATTFMIPILVFYADFIGILGGFIGYKIHGDISMHLYFSEVIEHVEFLDILPATIKTFFFGFFIGVIGCYKGFNTSNGTASVGIAANEAVVLSSLSIFIIDMLAVQITDLFF